The stretch of DNA GAGGCGCAAGGGCGGAGACGAGAGGGAGCCCCGGGCCCACAAGAAGATCGACCGCAACCCCATCGTCCGCTTCGAGACCGTGCGGGACTATCGCGTCTTCACCGAAGCGTGGATGACCCGGGCCGTCTCCTGGCTCACCCCCGAGGCGCGGCTGGTCATCTGGACGAACCTCCTGGGCAAGGAGCCCATCACCACCGTGGCCCGGCAGCTCGGCTACACGCACTTCCTGGGGGAGTACGTCTGGGGCAAGCGCACCACGGACAAGAACGCCAACGAGCAGCTCCTGCGCGTCTACGAGGTGGCGCTCGTCTTCTCCCGCACGCCGCTGCCCCCGCCGGGCCCGGGGGACGCCCCGGCCGTCTGGGCGGTGGTGGGGGGCTATGACGATGACGCCGAGGCCGAGCGCTGGGGCAACCATCCCCACCACAAGCCCTTCTCGGTGCTCGAGCCGCTGGTGAGGGCCTACAGCCGGCCGGGGGAGACCGTGTTGGATCCGTTCGCGGGCAGCGGCTCCACGCCCGCCGCGGCGCTGCGGCTGGAGCGCCGGGCCGCGTGCATGGAGATTGAACCCGAGTGGGCCGCGCGCGTCACGAACCGTCTGCGCGAGGGCCGCCCCGGGTAGCGCCCGTCTC from Stigmatella aurantiaca encodes:
- a CDS encoding DNA-methyltransferase, with protein sequence MSIEPSAEAPRCHHADAREPEGYRAALGESRAHLLLTDPPYCLLTRRRKGGDEREPRAHKKIDRNPIVRFETVRDYRVFTEAWMTRAVSWLTPEARLVIWTNLLGKEPITTVARQLGYTHFLGEYVWGKRTTDKNANEQLLRVYEVALVFSRTPLPPPGPGDAPAVWAVVGGYDDDAEAERWGNHPHHKPFSVLEPLVRAYSRPGETVLDPFAGSGSTPAAALRLERRAACMEIEPEWAARVTNRLREGRPG